A genomic segment from Oncorhynchus clarkii lewisi isolate Uvic-CL-2024 chromosome 12, UVic_Ocla_1.0, whole genome shotgun sequence encodes:
- the LOC139422196 gene encoding gap junction gamma-1 protein-like: MSWSFLTRLLEEIHNHSTFVGKLWLTVLVVFRIVLTAVGGESIYYDEQSKFVCNSGQPGCENVCYDAFAPLSHVRFWVFQIILVAMPSLMYMGYAVNKIARLDEDKGGGGLATETGGGDGGGYTHRRPRKICFGARQHRGIEEDQDQDQEDDPMIYEVPEPEPPRRVDPLAPRPKPKVRHDGRRRIQGDGLMRIYVLQLVTRTALEAGFLAGQYLLYGFRVIPVFVCSFEPCPHSVDCFVSRPTEKTIFLRIMYGVTVLCLTLNVWEMLHLGIGTICDILRRRRCPPQEDEYQLGLLGPSVGVSVGVPGPEPGAGGGVVGDGGAEYVGYPFSWNAPSAPPGYNIVVKPEQIPYTDLSNAKMACKQNRANIAQEEQQQFGSNEDNFPTGGEARVALNKDMILHAHDQLEAAIQAYSQQHRAEEHLGDNHDDKPQSNITQAQPQPQPHKERKHRFKHGKGGSSGEGTGSSSNSSSGKSGVGKPSVWI, encoded by the coding sequence ATGAGCTGGAGCTTCCTCACGCGGCTGCTGGAGGAGATCCACAACCACTCCACCTTCGTGGGGAAGCTGTGGCTCACCGTGCTTGTCGTCTTCCGCATCGTCCTCACCGCCGTCGGGGGAGAGTCCATCTACTATGACGAGCAGAGCAAGTTCGTCTGCAACTCGGGCCAGCCGGGCTGCGAGAATGTCTGCTACGATGCCTTCGCGCCGCTATCGCACGTCCGCTTCTGGGTCTTCCAGATCATCCTGGTGGCCATGCCATCTCTCATGTACATGGGCTACGCCGTCAACAAGATCGCCCGGCTGGACGAGGACAAGGGCGGGGGAGGGTTGGCCactgagacagggggaggggatggagggggctACACCCACCGGAGGCCCAGGAAGATCTGCTTCGGGGCGCGGCAGCACCGGGGAATAGAggaggaccaggaccaggaccaagAGGATGACCCTATGATCTACGAGGTGCCTGAGCCCGAGCCCCCTCGCCGGGTCGACCCGCTGGCCCCGCGGCCCAAGCCCAAGGTACGCCATGACGGGCGGCGGCGTATCCAGGGTGACGGGCTGATGCGTATCTACGTGCTGCAGCTGGTGACTCGCACGGCGCTGGAGGCAGGCTTCCTGGCGGGCCAGTACCTGCTGTACGGCTTCCGTGTGATTCCTGTGTTCGTGTGCTCCTTCGAGCCCTGCCCCCACAGCGTGGACTGCTTCGTGTCACGGCCCACGGAGAAGACCATCTTCCTGCGCATTATGTACGGTGTCACGGTGCTCTGCCTCACCCTCAACGTGTGGGAAATGCTGCACCTGGGCATCGGGACCATCTGTGACATCCTCCGCCGTCGCCGCTGCCCGCCCCAGGAGGACGAGTACCAGCTGGGGCTGCTGGGACCCAGCGTGGGGGTCTCCGTGGGGGTGCCCGGGCCGGAGCCGGGAGCAgggggaggggtggtgggggaTGGGGGTGCTGAGTACGTGGGGTACCCGTTCTCGTGGAACGCCCCGTCAGCTCCACCAGGCTACAACATCGTGGTGAAGCCGGAACAGATTCCTTACACAGACTTGAGCAACGCCAAGATGGCGTGCAAGCAGAACCGGGCCAACATCGCCCAGGAGGAGCAGCAACAGTTTGGAAGCAACGAGGACAATTTCCCCACGGGAGGGGAGGCCCGCGTGGCCCTCAACAAGGACATGATCCTGCATGCCCATGACCAGCTAGAGGCAGCCATCCAGGCCTACAGCCAGCAGCACAGGGCAGAGGAACACCTGGGGGACAACCATGATGACAAGCCCCAAAGCAACATCACCCAggcccagccacagccacagcctcaCAAGGAGCGCAAGCACCGCTTCAAACACGGCAAGGGGGGCAGCAGTGGAGAAGGGACTGggagcagcagcaacagcagtagtGGCAAGTCAGGGGTGGGCAAGCCTTCTGTGTGGATTTga